From a region of the Babylonia areolata isolate BAREFJ2019XMU chromosome 21, ASM4173473v1, whole genome shotgun sequence genome:
- the LOC143295826 gene encoding acyl-coenzyme A synthetase ACSM1, mitochondrial-like — protein sequence MAQQLTLVAKLRQRVEEQGESPAFIFRSPHDGRYVLSWNRLYRLAGRFAAVLNSRGLGRGHLVVNTLVNSPERAVCEAGIWLSGAASVNGHCQMADGSDLLHTLRVSRASALLVDPDVSNIPWNVLTKYVSVGEDDSVTSSDLTDLKKLFFIRRVEGDGPGDFITQLDSDSDWFQADDVTPEDILTVFTTSGTTGFSKLVVYTHREYMQLHKAMYEFKQQNPVNTDLNRHFTIAPFGWGAGYIGMGVTTCSTIITCDIRVGGLPKDMPEFICQVLEVEECNSALINPMYLPRLLQLAEMRHLKAGSNENAEISRDLLDNLVLTGLPVTRAMVAAASPLAHSVIVGYGSADFSFVSKHIVTDSETFVDHDTGPPVEGVTVRIVTRTMRKQLYLSTRQGTSSSRG from the coding sequence ATGGCTCAACAGCTGACCCTGGTGGCTAAACTCAGACAGCGGGTGGAGGAGCAGGGAGAGTCCCCAGCCTTCATCTTCAGGTCCCCACATGATGGCCGCTATGTGCTGAGCTGGAACAGACTGTACAGGCTGGCTGGTCGTTTTGCCGCTGTTCTGAACAGCAGGGGTCTGGGACGTGGACACCTGGTGGTCAACACGCTGGTCAACAGTCCGGAGAGAGCGGTGTGTGAGGCCGGCATATGGCTGTCCGGAGCAGCCTCCGTCAATGGCCATTGCCAGATGGCTGATGGGTCAGACCTCTTGCACACGTTACGTGTGTCACGTGCCTCAGCCCTGCTTGTGGACCCTGACGTCAGCAACATTCCCTGGAACGTGCTGACAAAGTACGTCTCTGTGGGAGAAGATGACAGTGTCACGTCCTCTGACCTGACCGACTTGAAGAAATTGTTTTTCATCCGTCGTGTTGAGGGGGATGGTCCAGGGGATTTTATTACCCAACTGGACTCTGACAGTGACTGGTTTCAGGCTGATGATGTCACTCCCGAAGATATCCTGACTGTATTCACGACATCAGGCACAACGGGCTTCTCCAAACTGGTGGTCTACACTCACAGAGAATATATGCAGTTGCATAAGGCGATGTATGAGTTTAAACAGCAAAACCCAGTGAATACAGATCTTAATCGCCATTTCACCATAGCGCCTTTTGGCTGGGGTGCTGGCTACATTGGCATGGGTGTGACAACTTGTTCCACAATCATCACTTGTGATATTCGAGTGGGAGGACTCCCAAAGGACATGCCAGAATTCATCTGTCAAGTTCTAGAAGTCGAAGAATGCAATTCGGCATTAATCAATCCAATGTATCTTCCAAGATTACTTCAGTTAGCTGAAATGAGACATTTGAAAGCAGGTTCCAACGAGAACGCCGAAATCTCTAGGGACTTGCTGGACAACCTTGTTCTTACAGGTCTCCCTGTAACCCGTGCAATGGTGGCAGCTGCGTCGCCTTTGGCTCATTCAGTCATTGTTGGTTATGGTTCAGCCGATTTTAGCTTTGTTTCAAAGCacatagtgacagacagtgagacctTTGTGGACCATGACACAGGACCTCCCGTAGAAGGTGTCACCGTGAGGATCGTCACCAGGACGATGAGGAAACAGCTCTACCTGTCAACCAGACAGGGCACATCCTcgtcaaggggttaa
- the LOC143295825 gene encoding 3-[(3aS,4S,7aS)-7a-methyl-1,5-dioxo-octahydro-1H-inden-4-yl]propanoyl:CoA ligase-like, which yields MAQQLTLVAKLRQRVEEQGESPAFIFRSPHDGRYVLSWNRLYRLAGRFAAVLNSRGLGRGHLVVNTLVNSPERAVCEAGIWLSGAASVNGHCQMADGSDLLHTLRVSRASALLVDPDVSNSPWNVLTKYVSVGEDDSVTSSDLTNLKKLFFIRRVEEDGPGDFITQLGSHSDWFQADDITPEDTLAVFATSGTMGFSKLVAYTHRDYMQLVKAYFESKQQNPVKTDLNRHFTTAPFGWLGGYVGMGVASCYTIVTCDVRVGGLPKDMPEFIFQVLEKEKCNHALISPVYLPELLLLAERRNAKTDSSAEALTSKESKLNELILTGLPITCPVVAAALSLTDLVKVSYGATDFSVVSMHIVTDSKTFVDHDTGPPIEGVSVKIVSQDDEETALPVNQTGHILVKALKINPGYLDDPKLKTDDYLTKDGFFRTQDYGRLDERGHLIVDGRGNDAIMRGPYIFYPSWMESCIRACPGVRDVIITGVPDPLVNEELCACIVTESDSVTLEHVRHFVEKKVVTTEDDPLSPRPRYYLEFQSFPMTDTGKPKRKVIKAQATERLQCSN from the coding sequence ATGGCTCAACAGCTGACCCTGGTGGCTAAACTCAGACAGCGGGTGGAGGAGCAGGGAGAGTCCCCAGCCTTCATCTTCAGGTCCCCACATGATGGCCGCTATGTACTGAGCTGGAACAGACTGTACAGGCTGGCTGGTCGTTTTGCCGCTGTTCTGAACAGTAGGGGTCTGGGACGTGGACACCTGGTGGTCAACACGCTGGTCAACAGTCCGGAGAGAGCGGTGTGTGAGGCCGGCATATGGCTGTCAGGAGCAGCCTCCGTCAACGGCCATTGCCAGATGGCTGATGGGTCAGACCTCTTGCACACGTTACGTGTGTCACGTGCCTCGGCCCTGCTTGTGGATCCTGACGTCAGCAACAGTCCCTGGAACGTGCTGACAAAGTACGTCTCTGTGGGAGAAGATGACAGTGTCACGTCCTCTGACCTGACCAACCTGAAGAAATTGTTTTTCATCCGTCGTGTTGAGGAGGATGGTCCAGGGGATTTTATCACCCAACTGGGTTCTCACAGTGACTGGTTTCAGGCTGATGATATCACTCCCGAAGACACCCTGGCTGTATTTGCGACATCAGGCACAATGGGCTTCTCCAAACTGGTGGCCTACACTCACAGAGATTATATGCAGTTAGTTAAGGCGTATTTTGAgtccaaacaacaaaacccagtgaAAACAGATCTCAATCGCCATTTCACCACTGCGCCTTTTGGCTGGCTTGGTGGCTACGTTGGCATGGGTGTGGCATCTTGTTACACAATCGTCACCTGCGATGTCCGAGTGGGGGGACTCCCAAAGGACATGCCAGAATTCATCTTTCAAGttctggaaaaagaaaaatgcaacCATGCATTGATCAGTCCAGTGTATCTTCCAGAATTACTTCTGTTAGCCGAAAGGAGGAATGCAAAAACAGATTCCAGTGCTGAAGCCCTGACGTCAAAGGAAAGCAAGTTGAACGAACTGATTCTTACGGGTCTCCCAATAACCTGTCCAGTGGTGGCGGCTGCACTGTCTTTGACTGATTTAGTCAAAGTCAGTTACGGGGCAACTGATTTCAGCGTAGTTTCAATGCACATTGTGACAGACAGTAAGACCTTCGTGGATCATGATACAGGACCTCCCATAGAAGGCGTTTCCGTGAAGATCGTCAGCCAGGACGATGAGGAAACAGCTCTACCTGTCAACCAGACAGGGCACATCCTCGTCAAGGCGTTAAAGATAAATCCAGGGTACCTCGATGACCCCAAGCTGAAAACTGATGACTATTTAACCAAGGATGGATTCTTCAGGACCCAGGATTATGGCCGTCTAGATGAACGAGGTCACCTGATCGTGGACGGAAGAGGAAATGACGCAATCATGAGAGGACCATACATCTTTTACCCATCATGGATGGAGTCATGCATTCGAGCTTGTCCAGGCGTTCGTGACGTCATCATCACTGGTGTCCCTGACCCTTTGGTCAACGAAGAACTTTGTGCATGCATCGTGACTGAATCGGATTCAGTGACGTTGGAGCACGTCCGTCATTTTGTGGAGAAGAAAGTGGTGACGACAGAAGACGATCCACTGTCGCCTCGGCCTCGTTACTATCTGGAGTTCCAATCTTTTCCCATGACTGATACTGGCAAACCGAAACGTAAGGTGATCAAGGCACAGGCAACAGAACGTCTTCAATGCTCTAACTGA